The segment GGCACGGGGATAGGGGCTGTTTTTGTCTTCTTGTCTGGTAGAGGTAAAGGAACTCCGGGAGGAGGTAGCGGTTGTCCACGGCCCATGACGCGCGGCTGGGCTGGCTCCGTTGACTCTGATGAGTTGCCTCCCCTATGCTCATTACGTCGTTGGAGAGCGTTCCACTGTAAAGCCAATGTTAGCCTGCACTCAAGGAACATAAGCATACTTAGGATGGACGATATGTAGTGTCATAAAGTAGATGCACTAGCTAAGCAATGATCAGAGGGGAAATCATGATAAACTTACACCCCAGGTTTTAGCTGTTGCCGCTGCGTTGGTAACAGCGGCAAGAGACAATCGTTTAGTTTCCGACGTTGATGATTTTGCTGAAGATGTGGTATTCTCACGCTTCGGAGGACCCAACCCTGTAGGAGTCGAAAATTCTGACTTTATTGATGCAGTACTCAAACTCGCAGGACTCGAGGGGTAAGAATTTATGCTGGACTTATCAGTGAGCAATGATGGCTCCAAAGAAGCTTGCGGTATCGAATTGCTCATAGACGCTTTCTCCGAATGTGAGGAGCCCctcgaagatgatgaggaatgGCTGCTACTCAGTTTAACATTTTTCGGTCGACTGGGAGACTCGGTAGGAATTTGTGCAGCGGGTTCTGTTTTTGCGGATAATTTAGCCATAGAAATTGCCGCGTGATCTCCGTTGGGAGGGCTCGAAGGCTTGAATGCGTCCGCGTTAGTTATGTCAGTAGTGACCACCGGAGAAGAGGCGTTAGCGAAGGATCCCGAACGAAGGGCTCGTGGCTTGTCGCCCGTCGAAGGTCGCACATCAACCCCAGTAGAAGAGCTACCAGACAATGGGCTGACAAGATTCGAAGTGGATTTTATGCCTTTGCGTGAATGCATCGTACTAGAAAGGTTGGTATCAAGCACAGGAGCGCTATAGCTCTTTTCTATCTGTGGCGCAGGTGTTGTAGATTCGTCGTTCTCGGCTTCTAGAGTTTCTACCTCTTCTACGTCTCCATCCTCAGCGGCAAGAGTTTCGGCATCTTGAGAACGTTCCGCGCGTCGGTCATCTGCCCAGATGCCACCTCTCCATAGCTTGTCTACAGTACTGGCAAATGGCGAATCATCCCAATTGGGGAAGACTAAACTCTCAGCGATGACTTCCTTGATCCTATTCTCGATCTGGCGAAGAATCAAAGTATATGTAATCTGCCGTGAGCTTACAATGGGCTCTATTGACATGTCTATCTTTGGCATTGTTTCAAATGTAATCCATAGCCTATTTGAGGGAGGCGGCTTAATTCGGAGGAGAATGTGCccctcaatcttcttcaaaacaaCTGCTAACAGTAGTTCTACTTCTCGAGCTTTAAAGCGGGCGCCAAGCTCAAGACGAGCTATGGCAGCAACTTCGAGACGAAAGTTACCTGTATAGCGAATATCAGCCTCCACAATAAGCTGTCCATCTACGGTCAAATCCTTCAAACGTGGATTCGTGATCACTGGTGCTGCCTCTCCCATATCAACATTGCGAAGAGTAATTTGCCTTAAAAAGTTAGGGGTTTTGACTCTTGATATCTTCTTGGTGATCTTTGCGCGAAGGAAATCCTCAATTTCTGGTGTCTTGTAAAGCGCAAGAAATATCCGGCCAACTAGAGCATTAATCCATCTGGTCTGAAGGTGTTCTTCGGATGAGTGCAGCCTCTGGACAAGAGTGATGATATCTTTCACATCATACTGCAACGGGACCGGTGGTTTTGGGCTCGAGTCCGACTCTTGGTTCCGCAGAAGCGCGAAATAGAAATCTTCCTTATCAGAACAATTCTCGGAAAATAAATAGAAGGGTTGAGATGGTTTGCCATCGGCAGTCATCTCTCCAACACCTTGCTTCCTTGACAAGCAAATGGCATTTCTCTTAATGAACAGTTCTCCTTCTGGTGTAATATCATTTAGTCCCGAGTATATGCTAACATCGTGATGTGCCAAAGACACTACGTAACGAACTTCGAGTtgctcatcatcatcaaacagCATTAAATGCCCATGCCTAGCATAATCGTCAGTATGCCCTAAATAGTCGGAGAAATTGAGATCTTCCGCGGGAATTACCTCAAGACCACGTAGAACACGTTGCCGCCCTTTTTCTGTGGTTTCCCCGCTGTCTTATTATCTAATGGACCATTACTTGTCTTTCTCTCAAACAGGCTTCTATACATGCTCTGATAAACGCTGGGACTGGGCGCAGAGACTGTAGTCGATCCAGTGGGTGTTGTTCGTTCCGGCGGCTTCCCATTCACTCCGCCTGGTGAGTATTCCCTGCAAATAGCAAAATATCCAGCAGCTACATCCGCTTCATGGTTGTTGTGAAGTTGAAACTTCTCACCCAGGGATTTCTGTGCGGATTTGAtagcatcaacatcatcaccagGTCGAGATATTGGGTCGTAATCTTTTCGTGATTCG is part of the Botrytis cinerea B05.10 chromosome 1, complete sequence genome and harbors:
- the Bcnvj2 gene encoding Bcnvj2, which gives rise to MGGLTWFLFIYCLGGLTFLPLVVTAVLLHAYLTFPVRDDAESRKDYDPISRPGDDVDAIKSAQKSLGEKFQLHNNHEADVAAGYFAICREYSPGGVNGKPPERTTPTGSTTVSAPSPSVYQSMYRSLFERKTSNGPLDNKTAGKPQKKGGNVFYVVLRHGHLMLFDDDEQLEVRYVVSLAHHDVSIYSGLNDITPEGELFIKRNAICLSRKQGVGEMTADGKPSQPFYLFSENCSDKEDFYFALLRNQESDSSPKPPVPLQYDVKDIITLVQRLHSSEEHLQTRWINALVGRIFLALYKTPEIEDFLRAKITKKISRVKTPNFLRQITLRNVDMGEAAPVITNPRLKDLTVDGQLIVEADIRYTGNFRLEVAAIARLELGARFKAREVELLLAVVLKKIEGHILLRIKPPPSNRLWITFETMPKIDMSIEPIVSSRQITYTLILRQIENRIKEVIAESLVFPNWDDSPFASTVDKLWRGGIWADDRRAERSQDAETLAAEDGDVEEVETLEAENDESTTPAPQIEKSYSAPVLDTNLSSTMHSRKGIKSTSNLVSPLSGSSSTGVDVRPSTGDKPRALRSGSFANASSPVVTTDITNADAFKPSSPPNGDHAAISMAKLSAKTEPAAQIPTESPSRPKNVKLSSSHSSSSSRGSSHSEKASMSNSIPQASLEPSLLTDKSSINSYPSSPASLSTASIKSEFSTPTGLGPPKRENTTSSAKSSTSETKRLSLAAVTNAAATAKTWGWNALQRRNEHRGGNSSESTEPAQPRVMGRGQPLPPPGVPLPLPDKKTKTAPIPVPKRKPMPPPVLQQRHQTESPTRRQHHTTPPPPLPRRNSRKNVDTGDDGLLVVSAPSEPTTPVTEDSPQYMQPWVDDVDETLEEHQQPKTDVPSPATSVAREPPQLPKRRYPRRVASTSPEEDGHKLPSWMAAQEREARTKSTFVDEDVGL